From the genome of Vicia villosa cultivar HV-30 ecotype Madison, WI linkage group LG2, Vvil1.0, whole genome shotgun sequence, one region includes:
- the LOC131649628 gene encoding probable polygalacturonase At3g15720, which yields MKGLLFVFLIFVIASHSLSARITPIAEYGGGGSTFDVSKYGAVGDGNTDDTEAFLKAWNDVCTSQDDPTLIIPKNKTFFLQPLRFQGPCKSATVKVELSGTIIAPKNMEDWKWAEDKETAWIRFEGINGLVVNGEGQINGQGAPWWEKYPNDESKRPSATKFIGCEGLTISNLTHYDSPKNHMSISSCKEVSISNLKMIAPEDSPNTDGIDIADSSNVIIKDSTFTTGDDCIAINTGSSFINITGVFCGPGHGISVGSLGKNGEQAKVEEVYVTNCTFTKTSNGARIKTWEGGNGYARNITYEDIEFIEVQNPIIIDQSYNPNIFEDVGKGVVVSDVTFRDLRGTSIEDPIQLKCEATISCINIELDNINITRIDKEKSHTL from the exons ATGAAGGGtctattatttgtttttctaATATTTGTTATTGCTTCACATAGCTTGTCTGCTAGAATAACACCTATAGCAGAATATGGAGGTGGAGGCTCTACTTTTGATGTTTCTAAATATGGTGCCGTTGGAGATGGCAATACTGATGATACAgaa GCTTTTCTAAAAGCATGGAATGATGTGTGTACAAGTCAAGATGACCCAACACTTATCATACCAAAGAACAAAACATTCTTCTTACAACCTTTAAGATTCCAAGGTCCATGCAAATCTGCAACAGTTAAAGTTGAG CTAAGTGGAACTATCATTGCCCCAAAAAACATGGAGGATTGGAAATGGGCAGAAGATAAAGAGACAGCATGGATCCGATTTGAGGGTATAAATGGTCTTGTTGTCAATGGAGAAGGACAAATTAATGGCCAAGGTGCTCCATGGTGGGAAAAATATCCTAATGATGAAAGTAAAAGGCCTTCT GCTACTAAATTTATTGGGTGCGAAGGACTTACAATTAGCAACTTGACTCACTATGATAGTCCAAAGAATCATATGAGTATAAGTTCATGCAAAGAGGTTTCCATCTCTAATCTTAAAATGATTGCACCAGAAGATAGTCCTAACACCGATGGAATCGATATTGCAGACTCATCTAACGTCATCATTAAGGATTCAACATTTACAACTG GTGACGATTGTATCGCCATTAACACTGGCTCATCTTTCATCAACATAACTGGTGTTTTTTGTGGACCTGGGCATGGCATCAG TGTTGGTAGCCTCGGAAAAAATGGAGAACAAGCTAAAGTTGAAGAAGTATATGTTACAAATTGCACTTTTACGAAAACTTCAAATGGAGCCAGAATCAAGACATGGGAG ggaGGAAATGGATATGCGAGGAATATCACATACGAAGATATTGAATTTATCGAAGTCCAGAATCCTATAATTATTGATCAGAGTTATAACCCTAATATATTTGAAGACGTTGGCAAAGGTGTGGTAGTGAGTGATGTTACTTTTCGCGACCTACGTGGAACATCGATCGAAGATCCAATCCAACTAAAATGTGAAGCTACCATTAGTTGCATTAACATTGAACTTGATAATATCAATATTACTCGTATTGATAAAGAGAAATCACATACGTTATAA
- the LOC131649629 gene encoding uncharacterized protein LOC131649629, producing MDPPEFLGGLDPVIAHDWLYGMEMIFQAIQCTEEEKVIFAAQKMKGPAGRWWNTESTYFTNRGIPKDWQHFKTAFLEKYYPNSVRALKEREFQTFKQGNMSVSEYAEKFEDMAAYSRQAAYAPDELWKIDQFLMGLNADIVHRVSQREFTTYAECLRQCYVAENTLKRVQDEREQNKPVPREQGRSGQHLKPRNSPAMKKQVYGDRSTQPPRCGRCKANHFRNCKPDLVKCYKCNQLGHFARECTAPDVPEKTKGRVYTLDARKAQGNTNLVAANSVYIGCKEKAIFIPAEETTPTDSIEHLLEGTVNMINYLFAQGKSFLLVLTSDTKDKRSILEIPVVCEFSDVFPEDVTSLPPEREVEFSIDLVPGTAPVSIAPYRMSPAELRELKNDILIYSRTMEEHMEHLRIVLSVLREKQLFAKFSKCEFWMSEVKFLGHVISGGGVAVDPSKVEAVVNWERPKNATEVRSFLGLVGYYRRFIMGFSKLALPLTRLTRKEVSF from the exons ATGGATCCGCCAGAGTTCTTGGGTGGCTTGGATCCGGTGATTGCTCATGATTGGTTGTACGGCATGGAGATGATATTTCAGGCCATTCAGTGCACAGAAGAAGAGAAGGTGATTTTTGCTGCTCAGAAAATGAAGGGGCCAGCAGGTAGATGGTGGAATACGGAGTCTACGTATTTCACTAACCGAGGGATTCCAAAGGATTGGCAACATTTCAAGACAGCTTTCCTGGAGAAATACTATCCCAACAGTGTGCGTGCTTTGAAGGAGCGTGAGTTTCAGACCTTCAAACAAGGCAACATGTCGGTTTCTgaatatgctgagaagtttgaggaCATGGCTGCCTATTCCAGACAAGCAGCTTATGCACCAGATGAGTTGTGGAAGATTGATCAGTTCCTTATGGGGTTGAATGCTGATATTGTACACAGAGTGTCTCAAAGGGAGTTTACTACCTATGCTGAGTGTTTGAGGCAATGCTATGTTGCTGAGAACACATTGAAGAGAGTCCAAGATGAAAGAGAACAGAATAAGCCGGTTCCTAGGGAACAAGGAAGGTCGGGACAACATTTGAAACCCCGTAATTCTCCAGCTATGAAGAAACAGGTCTATGGAGATCGCTCTACTCAGCCTCCCCGATGTGGTAGATGCAAGGCAAACCACTTTAGGAATTGCAAGCCAGATCTTGTGAAATGTTACAAGTGCAATCAGTTGGGACATTTTGCAAGGGAGTGTACAGCCCCAGATGTTCCTGAAAAGACTAAAGGCCGTGTTTACACCTTGGACGCTAGGAAGGCTCAAGGAAACACCAATCTTGTTGCTG CTAACTCAGTGTACATCGGTTGTAAAGAGAAGGCTATCTTCATTCCTGCTGAGGAGACTACACCAACCGATTCCATTGAACATCTTCTTGAAGGTACAGTTAACATGATCAATTACCTTTTTGCTCAAGGGAAGTCTTTCCTTTTGGTTCTTACGTCGGACACCAAAGATAAGAGGAGTATTTTGGAGATTCCGGTTGTGTGTGAATTTTCCGATGTATTTCCGGAGGATGTTACTTCTCTTCCGCCGGAGAGGGAAGTtgaattctctattgatcttgttccGGGTACCGCTCCAGTTTCGATCGCCCCTTATAGGATGTCTCCTGCAGAGCTAagagagttgaaga ACGACATATTGATATACTCACGGACTATGGAAGAGCACATggagcatttgaggattgtgttgtCGGTTCTCAGAGAAAAACAGTTGTTTGCGAAGTTTAgcaagtgtgagttctggatgTCCGAAGTTAAGTTTCTTGGACATGTCATATCTGGTGGCGGCGTGGCTGTAGACCCTTCAAAGGTAGAAGCAGTGG